A DNA window from Drosophila sechellia strain sech25 chromosome X, ASM438219v1, whole genome shotgun sequence contains the following coding sequences:
- the LOC6619770 gene encoding uncharacterized protein CG7065, producing MSFLPGEPVPPGFEEDDDVTRTAVIQKQIENYTAGPLIGTEYTIELHEPAQLRPNYFCVLCQTCTDGRNVFAHWTSQAHRTKYLQTHFQKAHRELQKLKRTPNSSGDLVTATGNLVKCIEKHFGRSRNLITATGDDFRRYRSKMCSQVRDSFHFDECAGSDFSEEAQRVIRELKPDESIKSSLKMNVDATGGSNKQHEDGNIIALDAISSDDENFGGSTGPVDAVPKGRQTNNLSEDAGRRSKNQSPPPPGGATKTQHLPTPKELAIQASIISQERYKWEKFRCMLELQLKQLRSDTEMYESNPEKHPDYPDEWKQFWNRRYKQLQEEKKFDPNLYDYKPEWISYWKDRRIVLFDIAVNKIKKELKEKFKLGDEDEEKTKELMERYKIRVASPRRASATTNADNGRKPKPNFRSNRPIGAISKLADAVIDISDDDVDTPPSRGRASLNRRSISRSLSPKRGGRRAVRRSRSRSPHRSYKRGSSRSRSRSLRRRSRSPPHYRGRGHGRTPSSKERGSSSRDFGDRRSLQRDRERSSEYYPRNEGYARSSRGYEPVETFRVLDSRVYPEYSMTKARSNSPTVSSNKEKEKEASEPVEEGPLTVVSVLRMLSAVEEHLGSLGPKALNLLSKALAMEMVKPNSAEDLLLNEDNCVFLETTKEKLKGILIAEVLDDPQKVRVVKKLITNIAAVIFQATFKGTTDAVDDKVKANANPAPIQLPFDRNLVAPKLANALVLKGYNNVTTGDMNNLLHLLTLLVKMDKQRRQLDKNNGLKFEEIKAKLGLQNKPSPDDMGYDLDELMKEVEHQLNKESVDMVNAPAGAPAKVQADTVGGSSGMESLTDSDLQTLLQNFKFLSNEEQVHLIGHLRKLEVQEPSRVDRLRKYVNLVELRGDGESCSDFLARVVNIGGPSKAKPTAKSKTSVMGGRTSSALAASISATKAGHSMLSAQRDSLDRERDRDLSSVPINKQRRGRNTPGIMLDDDDEEDDDYNFDDLVMKACDSNGSGGGGAVGAGVHNAPGGPPIVPVESSPNALTFKPAAATKISLKDTENIIANLMGTLSKNGSSGGSPVGGNRNYIMNQQHVAPNAQNAPNLGQNPGQKQPGAGYSNAGYPGQQQQHGRNFGQEAQPLMSGGPNANHYPNQQGYGGYHPFAGNGVQQNYGGMVPPGPGGYVGPPVNPWASNVPPQPPFNQMPQNFMGAQQPHYNNMFGGRH from the exons ATGAGCTTCCTGCCGGGCGAGCCGGTACCGCCCGGTttcgaggaggacgacgacgtGACCCGCACGGCGGTCATACAAAAGCAGATCGAGAACTACACCGCCGGACCACTGATCGGCACCGAATACACCATCGAGCTGCACGAGCCGGCCCAACTGCGTCCGAATTACTTCTGTGTGCTGTGCCAAACGTGCACGGATGGACGCAACGTCTTTGCACACTGGACATCGCAGGCGCATCGCACCAAGTACCTGCAAACCCACTTCCAGAAGGCCCACAGAGAGCTGCAGAAGCTGAAGCGCACGCCCAACAGCTCTGGCGATCTGGTGACTGCCACTGGGAATTTGGTTAAGTGCATTGAGAAGCATTTCGGCAGGTCACGCAATCTAATAACTGCAACTGGTGATGATTTCCGCCGTTATCGCTCCAAAATGTGCAGTCAGGTGCGGGATAGCTTTCATTTCGATGAGTGTGCCGGGTCAGATTTTTCCGAAGAAGCTCAGCGCGTGATCCGCGAGCTGAAACCGGATGAGTCCATCAAGAGCAGCTTGAAGATGAACGTCGACGCAACCGGGGGCAGCAACAAGCAGCATGAGGATGGAAATATAATTGCCTTGGATGCCATATCCAGTGATGATGAGAACTTTGGCGGGTCAACAGGTCCGGTTGACGCGGTGCCAAAGGGGCGACAGACGAATAATTTGTCCGAAGATGCCGGCCGGCGTAGTAAAAACCAATCGCCACCACCTCCAGGTGGCGCGACCAAAACGCAACATTTGCCCACGCCCAAGGAGCTGGCCATTCAGGCATCTATAATTTCACAGGAGCGCTACAAGTGGGAGAAGTTCCGTTGCATGCTCGAACTTCAGCTCAAGCAGCTGCGCAGTGATACAGAGATGTACGAATCAAATCCCGAGAAACATCCCGATTATCCGGATGAGTGGAAACAGTTCTGGAATCGACGCTACAAGCAGCTGCAGGAGGAGAAGAAGTTCGATCCGAATCTATACGACTATAAGCCGGAGTGGATTAGCTACTGGAAGGATCGACGCATCGTACTGTTCGACATTGCGgtgaataaaataaagaagGAGCTCAAAGAGAAGTTCAAGCTGGGCGACGAGGACGAAGAGAAGACCAAGGAGCTAATGGAGCGCTACAAGATCCGTGTGGCCAGTCCGCGTAGGGCGTCTGCCACCACCAATGCCGACAATGGTCGCAAGCCGAAGCCAAACTTCCGCAGCAATCGTCCGATTGGTGCGATAAGCAAGCTAGCCGACGCCGTCATCGATATCAGCGATGATGATGTTGACACTCCTCCATCTCGTGGTCGTGCCTCCCTCAATCGCCGCTCCATCTCTCGCTCGTTGTCCCCCAAGCGCGGCGGACGTCGTGCCGTGCGGCGCTCACGCAGTCGTTCGCCGCATCGCAGCTATAAGCGTGGATCTTCACGCTCGCGTTCGCGCAGCCTGCGACGCCGTTCTCGCTCGCCGCCCCACTACCGTGGTCGTGGTCATGGTCGTACTCCATCATCCAAAGAGCGCGGCTCGTCGTCCAGGGATTTCGGAGATCGTCGAAGTTTGCAGCGTGATCGCGAACGCTCCTCGGAGTACTATCCCCGCAACGAGGGCTATGCTCGATCATCGCGCGGCTATGAGCCTGTGGAGACGTTCCGCGTGCTGGATTCCCGCGTATATCCCGAGTACAGTATGACCAAGGCGAGATCGAATTCGCCGACCGTTTCGTCCAacaaggagaaggagaaggaggcTTCGGAGCCCGTTGAGGAGGGACCACTGACTGTGGTCAGTGTGTTGCGCATGCTGTCCGCCGTCGAGGAGCATCTGGGCAGCCTGGGACCCAAGGCGCTCAATCTGCTTAGCAAGGCACTGGCCATGGAGATGGTGAAGCCAAATTCGGCCGAGGATTTGCTGCTAAACGAGGACAACTGTGTGTTCCTCGAGACCACAAAGGAGAAGCTCAAGGGCATTCTCATTGCCGAGGTACTGGACGATCCGCAAAAGGTGCGCGTGGTCAAGAAACTAATCACGAACATAGCAGCCGTCATCTTTCAGGCGACTTTCAAAG GTACCACCGATGCCGTCGATGACAAGGTTAAGGCAAATGCCAATCCGGCGCCCATACAGCTGCCCTTCGATCGCAACTTGGTGGCGCCCAAGTTGGCCAATGCTTTGGTACTCAAGGGATACAACAATGTAACCACCGGCGATATGAACAATCTGCTCCACCTGCTAACGCTGCTGGTGAAGATGGACAAGCAGCGCCGCCAGCTGGACAAGAACAACGGACTGAAATTCGAGGAGATAAAGGCAAAGCTCGGACTGCAAAATAAGCCATCGCCCGATGACATGGGCTACGATCTGGACGAGCTGATGAAGGAGGTGGAGCACCAGCTGAACAAGGAGTCCGTCGATATGGTGAACGCCCCAGCGGGAGCACCGGCCAAGGTACAAGCCGATACAGTCGGTGGCAGCAGTGGCATGGAATCGCTAACGGATTCAGATCTCCAGACTCTACTCCAGAACTTCAAGTTTCTGTCGAACGAGGAGCAGGTGCATCTCATTGGCCATCTGCGCAAGTTGGAGGTACAGGAGCCATCGCGCGTCGATCGTCTGCGCAAGTATGTGAATCTGGTGGAGCTCCGAGGGGATGGCGAGTCCTGCAGTGATTTCCTGGCGCGCGTGGTGAATATTGGTGGGCCAAGCAAGGCGAAACCGACTGCTAAGTCGAAGACTTCGGTAATGGGTGGCAGGACCTCCTCCGCCTTGGCCGCCAGCATCTCGGCTACGAAAGCCGGTCACTCCATGCTGAGCGCCCAGCGCGACAGTTTGGATCGTGAGCGGGATCGTGATCTGTCCAGTGTGCCCATCAATAAGCAGCGACGCGGCCGGAATACGCCCGGTATCATGctcgatgacgatgacgaggaAGATGATGATTACAACTTTGACGATTTGGTGATGAAGGCCTGCGATTCGAATGgaagtggtggtggtggtgccgtTGGTGCTGGTGTACACAATGCGCCAGGAGGGCCGCCCATTGTACCCGTGGAATCATCGCCAAATGCGCTCACTTTCAAGCCAGCAGCTGCGACCAAGATTTCGCTAAAAGACACCGAGAACATCATAGCCAATCTAATGGGCACTTTAAGCAAGAACGGCAGTTCTGGAGGCTCACCCGTGGGTGGCAATCGCAACTATATTATGAACCAGCAGCATGTTGCGCCAAATGCGCAGAATGCGCCGAATTTGGGTCAGAATCCAGGCCAAAAGCAGCCTGGAGCGGGCTATTCCAATGCGGGCTATCcagggcagcagcagcagcatggcCGTAACTTTGGCCAGGAGGCACAGCCACTAATGAGCGGCGGACCGAATGCCAATCACTATCCGAATCAGCAGGGCTACGGCGGCTATCATCCGTTTGCGGGCAATGGCGTGCAGCAGAACTACGGCGGCATGGTACCACCAGGGCCAGGTGGCTACGTGGGTCCGCCCGTTAATCCGTGGGCCAGCAATGTGCCGCCACAGCCGCCCTTCAACCAGATGCCCCAGAACTTTATGGGCGCCCAGCAGCCGCACTATAACAACATGTTCGGTGGACGTCACTAG